One window from the genome of Rhizoctonia solani chromosome 15, complete sequence encodes:
- a CDS encoding Retrotransposable element Tf2 protein, whose protein sequence is MGRMLPVPPFPFHTILYDFITGFPKSQGHDAILVVIDSFSKFGHFIPTSKKVTAKGLADLFITHVWKLHGLPVKTISDCGTTFTGKFLRALYQRLGVKPAFSSAYHPESDGQTERVNQFIEFYLQSYVAADHLDWATWLPLAEYAYNNARHAATGKTPFELIYGRNPVMNPSNVPSNVPEADQVANTLAQEWKEAKAALRMSKERMTRERGTIPTYAIGEKVWLDGKNVELRTNSNKLDPKRLGPFEITEKISRLLSKSHKSPSQPFPEQPPPETIEGEEEYKVEQIIDSKRQQGKWFYLIKWKGYGPEDNSWEPEELLEHSQEEIKRFNQARLRKACDAAKSL, encoded by the exons atgggtagaatgttgcccg TTCCCCCGTTcccgttccacaccatcttgTATGATTTCATCACGGGCTTTCCCAAGTCACAGGGCCACGATGCCATCTTAGTGGTAATTGActcattctccaagtttgggcacTTCATCCCTACTTCCAAAAAAGTAACTGCCAAAGGCCTTGCAGATctgttcatcacccacgTATGGAAACTACACGGGTTACCAGTCAAAACTATCTCGGACTGCGGAACCActttcacagggaaattttTAAGAGCCCTCTACCAACggcttggagtcaaaccgGCATTCTCCTCTGCGTATCACCCGGaatcagacggacaaacagagagggtgaaccagttcattgagttctacctccaATCCTATGTAGCCGCCGATCACTTGGACTGGGCCACTTGGTTACCCTTGGCTGAGTACGCATATAACAACGCCAGACATGCAGCTACTGGGAAAACACCTTTTGAACTAATATACGGAAGAAACCCGGTGAtgaacccatccaacgtcccaTCTAATGTGCCTGAAGCAGATCAAGtggcaaataccttggcccaagaatggaaagaagccaaagcGGCCCTAAGAATGAGCAAAGAAAGGATGACCAGGGAAAGAGGAACAATACCCACATATGCAATTggggaaaaagtctggttggacggaaaaaacgtggagCTCAggaccaactccaacaaactagacCCCAAACGCCTGGGTCCCTTTGAAATCACGGAGAAGATCTCGA GGCTACTTTcaaaatctcacaaatctccaagccaaccattcccggaacaacctccccctgaaacaattgaaggagaggaagaatacaaagttgaGCAGATTATTGATTCAAAAAGACAGCAAGGGAAGTGGTTCTACCtaataaaatggaagggttacggaccagaagacaactcttGGGAACCGGAGgaactgttggaacacagccaggaagagatcaaacgcttcaaccaagctagactcagaaaggcttgtgacgccgccaagagcctttaa
- a CDS encoding Retrotransposable element Tf2 protein produces the protein MLDGSSPQAGKIWKKAVLTFSLDGKKMTKTFLICNTGSHAAILGLKWLGAHNPEINWNMRTLTFPHAPPDHVAIAEEEEADKKPLEGVPPKYHQYAKVFGEEEFNKLPPHRHYDIGIELTEEGPLNLPLYSMTDAESATLKDWLRDKLQAGKIRPSKSSITSPVMFVPKKDGSRQLVVDYRCLNNQTKKNVYPLPRPDNLMAQLRGAKVFTKLDLRWGYNNIRVKEGDEWKTAFRTKYGLYKSLVMTFGLTNAPASFQHFMNNLFKDLLNVCVIIYLDDILIYSKDDASHTQHVHKVLRWLMENQLFCKASKCTFHITSVEYLGIIVLDKGFSLDKLKIQAVQDWPTPTKVKEVQSFLGFANFLRRFDTLWKWGTKEQEAFQGLKNAITNAPVLCHADPSKPYFLETDASGAALGSILSQRQGDGRLHPLGFLSESFKGAEQNYDTHDKELLAIIRSFEHWRIFLEGTLHPVTVFTDHRNLEYWKESRTFNRCHARWHLLLAGYNFQIVYCPGKQLGKPDALSRQSDHADIPPASQTMLPNPVFANVALVTPEKELQCQIKVSLDQDKSLEEILQFLQNESKAPTSIKRAFKDYKMEAGLLFYQGQIVVPDVGTLRTDLLRIFHDSPLAGHPGRQRTLELVSRNYYWPGICANTYWHVDSCETCQWIRKPKPTKGGNNNSILVIVDSFTKYGIFVKCSKKLKAPKLAELFLEHVWKRHGMPEKTISDRGRVFNNKFLRALYKRLGIDPHFSLAYHPQSNGQTEQVNPSIEHFLRAYSSINQKDWTRWLPMAEFAYNNAVHSSTGKTPFKALYGWEPSLTPSNVPTDVLEANELAQTMEAQWKEVEAALRQSKARMTAGEEGSPTPFKIGEEVWLNAKNVNLRTLSPKLSEQRLGPFKVSEKISDRAYRLKLPPTMRIHDVFYVGLLSKVKRDDKRAFKNCPPPVTVDGEEEYKVEGITDMEERSGKWFFRVKWKGYGPEENTWEPQENLKNAGKILKKYEEEMRKKALGTAKALRGGAVL, from the exons atgcttgatgggtcgagcccccaggctggcaaaatctggaagaaggcagtcctgaccttctcccttgatggcaagaaaatgaccaagaccttccttatatgTAACACggggtctcacgccgccatcttgggattgaaatggttgggtGCACACAACCCGGAAATCAATTGGAATATGCGTACTCTCACCTTCCCTCACGCACCTCCCGaccacgtggccattgccgaggaggaagaagcagacaaaaaaccccttgaaggagtaccccccaaataccatcaatacgccaaggtatttggagaagaagaattcaacaagcttcctcccCACCGGCATTACGATATTGGAATTGAGCTAACAGAAGAAGGACCCCTCAACTTGCCCTTGTATAGCATGACCGACGCAGAATCCGCTACTCTTaaagattggctcagggacaaactccaagctgggaagatccgtcccagtAAATCATCCATCACctccccagtcatgtttgtacctaaaaaggatggctcccgccAATTGGTCGTTGACTACCGTTGTCTTAATAACCAGACCAAGAAAAATGTATACCCGTTGCCCCGtccagacaacctcatggcccagctccgtggtgccaaggtcttcaccaagttagatctaagatggggttacaacaacatccgtgttaaggaaggtgacgaatggaaaaccgcgttCCGCACTAAGTACGGCCTGTACAAATCCCTTGTCATGACTTTTGGCCtgaccaacgccccggcttcattccaacattttatgaacaatttgttcaaggatctgctcaatgtatgcgtcatcatataccttgatgacatcctgatctactccaaggatgacgcatcccacacccaGCACGTCCACAAAGTCCTACGCTGGTTGATGgaaaaccaattgttctgtaaagcatccaaatgtaccttccacATCACTtcagtggaatacctgggaatcattgttttGGACAAAGGTTTCAGcttggacaagctcaagatccaggctgtACAAGATTGGCCCACGCCCActaaggttaaagaagttcaatcattcctaggctttgccaacttcttGCGCcggttt GACACGCTGTGGAAATGGGGTACcaaagaacaggaagcattccaagggtTGAAAAATGccattaccaacgccccggtcCTCTGCCACGCAGATCCCAGTAAACCATACTTCCTTGAAACGGATGCATCCGGCGCAGCtctaggttccatactcagtcaacggcAGGGAGACGGACGCCTACACCCACTAGGATttctgtcagaatcattTAAGGGAGCAGAGCAGAATTACGACACGCATGATAAGGAATTACTAGCAATCATCCGGTCCTTTGAAcactggcgtatcttcttagAAGGAACTCTACACCCTGTCACTGTGTTCACGGACCACCGTAATTTGgagtattggaaggagtcccgtACATTCAACCGTTGTCacgccagatggcacctGTTACTGGCcggatataacttccaaattgtctatTGCCCTGGTAAACAATTGGGGAAGCCGGATGCACTCTCACGCCAATCGGATCATGCCGACATACCACCTGCCAGTCAAACTATGCTCCCCAACcccgtatttgccaacgtagcACTAGTCACACCTGAAAAAGAGCTCCAGTGCCAAATCAAGGTTAgcctagaccaagacaaatccctggaggaaatattacaattcctccagaatgaatccaaggcaccaACGTCTATCAAAAgagcattcaaggattacaagATGGAGGCCGGACTACTCTTCTACCAGGGGCAaattgtggtccctgacgttggaacCCTGAGGACAGACCTGCTGCGCATattccatgacagccccttagcaggacacccagggaGACAACGAACCTTGGAACTGGTCTCAAGaaactactattggcccgGGATCTGTGCCAACACTtactggcacgtggactcctgtgaaacctgtCAATGGATCAGAAAACCCAA ACCTACCAAAGGAGGAAACAACAactccatcctagtcatagtAGATAGCTTCACAAAATATGgaatctttgtcaaatgctccaaaaagctcaaagcacCCAAGCTAGCAGAGCTGTTCCTGGagcacgtatggaaacgccatGGAATGCCGGAGAAGACAATCTCAGACAGAGGCAgagtcttcaacaacaagttcctaCGAGCACTCTACAAACGGTTAGGCATTGACCCGcacttctctttggcttACCACCCACAAAGCAACGGGcaaacagaacaagtcaACCCCTCTATTGAACATTTCCTGAGGGCTTACTCCAGTATCAATCAAAAGGACTGGACaagatggctcccaatggcggaatttgcatacaacaacgccgtaCATAGCAGTACAGGGAAAACTCCGTTCAAAGCCTTATATGGGTGGGAACCTTCCCTAACCCCGTCCAAtgtaccaacagatgtcctGGAAGCCAATGAGCTAGCTCAGACAATGGAAGCCCAATGGAAAGAAGTGGAAgcagcactccggcaatctaagGCAAGAATGACCGCCGGGgaagaaggaagcccaaCCCCATTCAAAATAGGAGAGGAAGTGTGGCTCAATGCCAAGAACGTTAACCTCAGaaccctgagtcccaaaCTATCAGAACAACGCTTGGGACCCTTCAAAGTTTCTGAAAAGATCTCCGACCGCGCGTACCGGCTCAAGCTCCCCCCAACTATGCGCATCCAcgatgtcttctatgtgggactattatcaaaggtcaaaagggatgacAAGCGCGCCTTCAAGAATTgcccccctccagtcaccgtggacggggaagaggaatacaaagtagaaggGATAACGGACATGGAAGAGAGGagcggaaaatggttcttcagagtcaaatggaagggctatggaccagaagaaaacacgtgggaaccccaagagaacctcaaaaatgcggggaaaattttgaaGAAGTATGAAGAAGAAATgaggaagaaggcccttggcactgccaaggcccttagagggggggcagtgttgtag
- a CDS encoding Retrotransposable element Tf2 protein — MATCSRSTARPQSPLDQGELGPTLQATADESGSLEPEVYGEISLSRAISLLLGLQNQVIRLEQELEEIKEVNKEAQDWMGAVDQTLTRIEAGNGPQPHTPEDRKPPAIKATPRPLPKADPLPAPSAPLLAWANPTKPPITFAQPTPVRAPPRVQTPAPPLPIRLRSPVAPQPAAPVAAYQAPVKVDHPNAYTGKIGNESRQWLTRMMAWVHLNQRMFPTDQEVLLFLLMNMKDTAGAWAHPHLDQLGSHRAIIQTVEDFRREFLAAFGNPDATRAAERQIAHLTQTGTCAEYITKFRTIAMDLDWNNAALHGQFARGLHWEVSRLIATRKQRPTTLLELQNAALVIDNALREERASHPPKGSKSGNSSTPNRGASTGQQATRPGRLSSDPNFVSKEEQNRRRAEGLCIKCGKTGHKFADCQTGWKATPKVEGVKKEAAKVGKESGPKLGKD, encoded by the coding sequence atggcaacctgttcccggagcaccgctcgtccccaatcccctcttgatcaaggagagttgggacccactcttcagGCAACCGCCGATGAGTCAGGGAGCCttgaaccagaggtctaCGGGGAAATATCCCTCAGCCGcgcaatctccctcctcctgggattgcaaaaccaagtcatccggCTTGAGCAGGAACTCGAGGAGATCAAGGAAGTcaacaaggaagcccaagactggatgggagcagttgACCAAACCCTCACTCGCATTGAGGCTGGCAATGGGCCCcaaccccacacaccagaagaccggaaaccaccggcaatcaaagccacgcccaggcccctacccaaagccgaccctcttccagcgcctagtgcacCCCTCCTTGCCTGGGCTAACCCTACCAAGCCCCCCAtcacctttgcccaaccaactCCTGTCCGGGCCCCCCCAAGAGTCCAAACTCCTGctccacctttgcctatcaGGCTCCGCTCCCCTGTTGCCCCTCAGCCAGCGGCTCCAGTAGCTGCATACCAAGCCCCGGTCAAGGTGGATCACCCCAATGCTTACACGGGGAAAATTGGGAATGAGTCACgacaatggctcacaagaaTGATGGCATGGGTCCACCTCAACCAGCGCATGTTCccaacggatcaggaggtACTTTTGTTCCttctaatgaacatgaaggatacagcaggagcatgggcacacccccaccttgaccaattagggtcccacagggctaTCATCCAAACAGTTGAGGACTTCAGGAGGGAATTcctggctgcatttgggaacccggacgccacaagggctgcAGAGCGGCAAATCGCccaccttactcagacaggcacctgcgctgagtacatcacaaaattcaggaccattgccatggacctggattggAACAATGCCGCCCTCcatgggcaatttgcacgcGGCCTACACTGGGAagtcagccgcctcattgccacccgcaaacaacgcccaaccaccctccttgagctgcagaatgcggctctggtcattgataacgccctccgGGAGGAgcgcgccagccacccgcctaagggtagtaagtctggaaactcttccacccccaataggggggcaagtactggccaacaggccacaagaccagggcgccttTCCAgtgaccccaactttgtctccaaggaggaacaaaaccgccgcagggctgaaggcctctgcatcaagtgcggtaAAACAGGGCATAAGTTTGCGGATTGCCaaactggctggaaagccacgcctaAGGTGGAAGGCGTcaagaaggaagccgccaaggttggcaaagagtctggacccaaattgggaaaagactaa